GCTCAAACTTGGAATCATCTTCAACCGCCAGCCGAGAGGAAAATGGATGCAGTCTTTTTAGATGTAGAAGATTACATTATTGTCCTTTGGCGGTTGAAAGGACTGGCAGCCAGTAGCGGCAGAAAACTCGATTTGCCAGTAGTCAGCGTCTATAAAATGCGTGATGGTAAGATTCTCGAATCACAAATGTTTTACTCAGATACAGTTCCGATTCAGCAATTCCTAGAGAGTCTTGAGGCTGGGCGTTTTTGACTGCCGTTGGCAAGCAGATTGCCCTTATCCCAGGCTTTCTCTGCCCTATTGACACAAAATTAGAGTCAGCTAGGAATGTAGGCGAAACTGTTTGGGTTTGGACCCATCAAGCTGAGTGATGCCGTGAAGCATTTATCATAGTTGAACAATTACCAAATCCTCAAGCAGGATCGATATGGTTAAACATACACAAGCTCATATGTCCCGCAAGCTGAATAAAAATCAGCCTTTGGCGCTCAAAGAAAGAACAAAATCGCAGATGGAATACTACATGGGTGCGAAGTTGCTTGAAATTGGTGTGAATCCGAAATCAGCTATTTGCCGTTGGTCGCTGGAATTGCAGGGAGGTGAAGAAGTCTGGACTTATAGTGCCTTCTGGGGTGAGTCTAAAGAACAGTTACTTTTAGGGCAGCAGCCGCTTCAAGGAGCTGCGTTGCTCAATTGTGCCAGAGCTAACACTTCTCAAGAATTAGCCGCAGTTGCCCAACTGTGCGGCTATGGCAAAGATTTTGACAGTT
This genomic stretch from Scytonema millei VB511283 harbors:
- a CDS encoding nuclear transport factor 2 family protein; translation: MSQQNVENVRRLFQAVEERDIAGVLAAYAPEIVIRDAESLPYGGIHHGLEGAKQHVEGAAQTWNHLQPPAERKMDAVFLDVEDYIIVLWRLKGLAASSGRKLDLPVVSVYKMRDGKILESQMFYSDTVPIQQFLESLEAGRF